The DNA window GTTGACGGTGGCCCTGCTGCTTGCGCGAGTGCTTGCGGCGACGGAACTTGATGATGCGGATCTTGTCGGCACGACCATGCTTGCGGATCGTGGCGGTCACGGTGGCACCGGCCACCAGGGGCGCGCCAACGGTGACGGATTCGCCGGTACCGACCATCAGCACCTGGTCGAACTGGATGCTGGCGCCTTCTTCGGCGTTCAGCAGTTCAATGCGCAGGATGTCGCCCTGCTGCACGCGGTACTGCTTGCCACCGGTCTTGATAACTGCATAACTCATGGGGATGTCCCTTCTGTCGTTCTTCTTAGAGTGATTCGCATGAAGCGAACCGAGGATGGTAGCAGAGTTCGCGTTTTCGCGTCAAACCGCCCCCAACCTTCAATTTCCTGACGTGGTCTTGGTCGCGGCAGTCGCCGTCGGCTTGGGTTTGGACTTGACCGGATGACTGGTCTTGGTGACCGGCTTGTGCGTGCTTGCCTTGACCGCTTTTCTGGATTTGACCGGGCTGGTCCGTCGATGATGCAGACGGCGGCGGCTGACGGCGTGCCGGTGGGCGCCGGGCGCGGCTGCCGAAGCTGCGGTATCCGGCGTCAGCGGCGGCACGATCGGCGGCGGCTCGCTGCCCGGGCATTTGCCATTGGCGGCCAGCTTGCCCTCGCTCTGCAACTGCGTCTGCATCTGCTCGGTGCGCTGCCGTGCCCAGGCCTGATTCACCTGTGCCGCCTCGTTCAAGGCCTGCGGCATCACCGTCAGCATCTTGCGACCCAGATCGGTCGCATAGAAGCGGTTCAGTCCGGCGATATCATCGGCCGTGAAGTGCCGCTGGTAGATCGGCACCATCTTGGCGATCAGCGCCTCGCTGGACGGACCGTCCACGAAATTCTGCCAGTAGCTGCCCGGAATGCAGGGCTCCTGCTGGTGCATCATCAAGGCCATCTGGGTATTCATTTGCTGCAAGGTCTGCGGCAGACCAATGGTTTGCAGCAATTGGCGCACCTGTTGCTCGCTGGGCGTCGCGGCAAACGAGAGCTGAACTGCCATCGCCGCAGCCACTCCGGCCGTCAGCTTCAACCACCTGTCCATCATGCGTCGTGTTCTCCATACCCGGCATGCGCCGGCCGCCTTCCAGTGGGCGGAAACCCGCGGCCATGCATCTGGAGGCAACCGTCGCATCGGGCGGCCCGATGCCACCCTTGTAAGGTATCCGACGATAGTAATCGCCCCGGCCCCGGGCGGGAACCAGTCTCAATCCCTGAGACCGGACTTGGTATAGTGCGTGTTTAGATCACGACCGGTTGGACGATGGATCAGATTCGCATTCGTGGCGCACGCACCCACAACCTGAAGAACATCGATCTGGACCTGCCCCGCGACAAGCTTATTGTCATTACCGGGCTGTCGGGTTCAGGCAAGTCATCTCTGGCTTTCGACACGATTTACGCCGAAGGCCAGCGCCGCTACGTCGAGTCGCTCTCGGCCTATGCGCGGCAGTTCCTGTCGATGATGGAGAAGCCCGACGTCGACACCATCGAAGGCCTGTCGCCGGCCATTTCGATCGAGCAGAAGTCGACCTCGCACAATCCGCGCTCGACGGTCGGCACCATCACCGAGATCTACGATTACCTGCGTCTGCTGTACGCCCGCGTGGGCACTCCGCGCTGTCCTGACCACGATATCCCGCTGGAAGCGCAGACCGTCAGCCAGATGGTGGATACCACCCTGGCTCTGGATCCGGACAAGCGCTACATGCTGCTGGCCCCGGTCATCCGCGAACGCAAGGGCGAACACGTCCAGGTCTTCGAGCAGCTGCGGGCCCAGGGCTTCGTGCGGGCCCGGGTCGATGGCCATGTCCACGATCTGGATGCCGTGCCGCCGCTGTCGCTCCGCCAGAAGCACACCATCGAGGCCGTGATCGACCGGTTCCGTCCCCGCGAAGACATCAAGCAGCGCCTGGCCGAATCCTTCGAGACCGCGCTGCGACTGGGCGAAGGTCTGGTGATTCTGGCCGACATGGATGAACCCTCGGCCCCCGAGCAGCTTTTCTCTTCCAGCTACGCCTGCCCGATCTGCGATTATTCGCTGCCGGAACTCGAGCCGCGGCTGTTTTCCTTCAATTCGCCGATGGGCGCCTGCCCCAGCTGCGACGGTCTGGGCGTGACCCAGGTCTTCGATCCCCACCGGGTGGTCGGCCATCCCGAGCTGAGTCTGGCCAGCGGCGCAATCCGCGGCTGGGACCGTCGCAACGCGCATTATTTCCAGCTGATCCTGTCGCTGGCCGCGCATTACGATTTCGATGTCGACACGCCGTGGCGCGAACTGCCCGACCCGGTGCGCCAGGCCGTGCTGCACGGCAGCGGCAAGCAGAAGATCGCCTTCCGCTATCTGACCGAACGCGGCGGCAAGGTCAGTCGCGAGCACACCTTCGAAGGCATCGTGCCCAATCTCGAGCGTCGCTATCGCGAAACGGACTCGGCTTCGATCCGCGAGGAACTGGCCAAATACATCAGCGACCGGCCCTGCCCGGCCTGCGACGGTCAGCGCCTGAACCGCGCCGCCCGGCATGTCTTCGTCGCCGACCGTTCGCTGCCCGAACTGACCCGTCGCTCCATCGATGCCGCCCTGGCCTTTTTCGAAACCCTCAGCCTGCAGGGCTGGCGCGGCGAGATCGCGGTCAAGATCGTCAAGGAAATCCGCGAGCGGCTGAGCTTTCTCAACAATGTCGGCCTGAATTATCTGACCCTGGATCGCCAGGCCGATACCTTGTCGGGTGGCGAAGCCCAGCGGATCCGGCTGGCCTCGCAGATCGGCGCCGGTCTGGTCGGGGTCATGTACGTGCTGGACGAGCCATCCATCGGCCTGCACCAGCGCGACAACGAACGCCTGCTGGGCACCTTGATCCACCTGCGGGATCTGGGCAATACCGTGATCGTGGTCGAGCACGACGAGGATGCGATCCGCGCCGCGGATCATGTGCTGGATATCGGTCCCGGCGCCGGCGTCCACGGCGGCGAGATTACCGCCCAGGGCACCCTGCAGGACATTCTGGCCTCGCCCCGCTCGGTGACTGGCCAGTATCTGTCCGGCCAGCGCCGGATCGAAGTGCCGACCGAACGCCGCCAGCCCATCGACGATGCCTCCTGGCTGAAGATCAAGGGCGCCAGCGGCAACAATCTGCAGAACGTCGACCTGGCCATTCCGGCCGGCCTGCTGACCTGCATCACCGGTGTCTCCGGTTCAGGCAAGTCGACCTTGATCAATGACACCTTGTTCCGCATCGCCGCCACTGAACTCAACGGCGCCAACGCGATTGCGGCACCCTATACCGCGGTCAGCGGGCTGGACCTGTTCGACAAGGTGGTCGATATCGACCAGTCGCCCATCGGCCGCACCCCGCGCTCAAACCCGGCGACCTATACCGGGCTGTTCACGCCCCTGCGCGAGATGTTTGCCCAGGTGCCCGAAGCGCGTGCCCGCGGCTATACCGCCGGCCGATTCAGCTTCAATGTCCGCGGCGGCCGCTGCGAAGCCTGCGAGGGCGACGGCCTGATCAAGGTGGAAATGCACTTTCTGCCGGATGTGTACGTGCCCTGCGATGTCTGCCACGGCAAGCGCTACAACCGCGAAACCCTGGACATTCTCTACAAGGGCCACACCATCGCCGACGTGCTGGACATGACGGTGGAGGATGCCTACCACCTGCTGGAAAACATCCCGACCATCGCCCGCAAACTCGATACCCTGCGCGCCGTGGGTCTGGACTACATCAAGCTGGGCCAGAGCGCGACCACGCTGTCGGGCGGCGAGGCGCAGCGGGTCAAGCTGTCCAAGGAACTGTCCAAGCGCGATACCGGCCGCACCTTGTACATTCTGGACGAGCCCACCACCGGCCTGCATTTCCATGATATCGAGCAGCTGCTGGACGTGCTGCACCAGCTGGCCGACCAGGGCAATACCGTCGTCGTGATCGAGCACAATCTGGACGTGATCAAGACCGCCGACTGGCTGGTGGATCTGGGCCCCGAGGGCGGCTCCGGCGGTGGCCGGATTCTGGTAGCCGGCACCCCGGAAACCGTGGCAGCCACGCCCGAATCCTATACCGGCCGGTTTCTGGCGCCGTATCTGGATGCACCGGCAAGTGCCGTCTCCGCCAAAACCAAGAGCAGGCCCAAGACGGGCGGGAAGCAGGCCGCAACGGCCGCCGAGCCGGTGGCCACGACCACCGCCAAGGCCAAGGCGACGGGCAAGAGTACGGCCAAGTCCCGACGCTGAAAGCATTGGCCGGATCCTTGAAGGTACAAGGATCCGGCCGAGCGCTCATCGCGAAACCCTCTCAGCGCCGGAACAGATTGCTGCGGGCCAGCTCGATCAACTCGTCGCCGCGCCCGTTCATGACGGTCTTCAGCGCCCACAGGCTGAAACCCTTGACCTGCTCGGCCTTGATCCTGGGCGGCATCGAGAGTTCCTGCCGGTCGGTGACCACGTCGACCAAGGCCGGACCGTCATGCTCGAAGGCCTCGCGCAGCCCCTGCTCCAGCGCATCGGGATGCTCGATCCGGACCCCGAAGATGCCGGCGGCACGGGCGATCGCCGAAAAGTCCGGGTTCTGCAGCTCCACCCCGGTGGGAATAAAACCCGAGGCCTTCATTTCCAGCTCGACAAAGCCCAGGGTCCCGTTGTTGATCACCACGATCTTGACCGGCAGCTTTTCCTGTACCAGGGTCAGCAGATCGCCCATCAACATGGCCAGACCGCCATCGCCAGACAGACTGACCACCTGCCGCTCGCGATCCACCAGCTGCGCGCCGATGGCCTGTGGCAAGGCATTGGCCATCGAGCCATGGACAAACGAACCCAGCAGCCGGCGCTGGCCGTTCATCCGCAGATAGCGGGCGGCCCAGATCGTCGGCGTACCGACATCGCAGGTGAACACCGCATCCTCATGCGCCAGCTCGCTGACCAGCCTGGCCACGAACTGGGGGTGGATCGGCGTACGACCATTGTCACGGGTGGCCAGATCATCCAGCCCTTGTCTGGCTTTCTCGTAGTGCCGCCTGGCCTGTTGCAGATGACTGTCATCGGCCTGCGGCTGCAGCAAGGGCTGCAGCAGCCGCAGGCTGGATCTGACGTCGCCGACCAGGGCCAGATCCACCGCGCAGCGCCGGCCCAGATGCTCGGGTCGGATATCGATCTGGGCGATGGTCGCTCCTTCGGGGAAAAACTGCCGATACGGAAAGTCGGTGCCCAGCAGGAGTACGGTGTCGGCATCCATCAAGGCCTGATAGCCCGAACTGAAACCGATCAGTCCGGTCATGCCGACATCGTAGGGATTGTCCCATTCCACATGCTCCTTGCCACCCAGCGCATGCACGATGGGCGCCTGCAGGGTGGCCGCCAGCTGCACCAGCTCGGCGTGGGCGCCGGCACAGCCGCGGCCGGCGAACAAGGTGATCCTGCGGCTTTCCGACAGCAGTGCGGCCAGCTGTTTCAGCGCCGCCTGTGGCGGCACCACCAGCGGCGTCACCGGCAACAGGCCGGTTGCCGGCATCGCCGCGCCTTCGACCTCGGCCAGAGCGATATTGCCGGGAATCACCAGCACGGCCACGCCACGTTTGCCTACCGCCACCCGGATCGCGGTCGCCACCGCGCGCTGGATCTGTTCCGGCGTGCTGATCAGTTCGCAGTAATGCGAGCACTCCTTGAACAGCTGCTCGGGATGGGTCTCCTGGAAGTAGCCGCTGCCGATTTCCGATTGCGGAATATGCGCGGCAATCGCCAGCACCGGCGCACCGCTGCGATGGGCATCGAACAGCCCGTTGATCAGATGCAGGTTGCCCGGCCCGCAGGAACCGGCACAGACCGCCAGCGCGCCGGTCAGCTGGGCCTCGGCACCCGCCGCGAAAGCCGCCGCTTCTTCATGCCGGTAATGCACCCAAGGGACCTTGCGCTCTCTCAGGGCCTCGGTGACACCATTCAGACTGTCGCCCACCAGTCCGTGAATGCGCTTGACACCCGCTTCCACCAGAGACTGCACCAATACATCTGCCACATGCTGCTTGTGCGCCATATCGACCTCGTTGATCTGCCAAAGACGAAGCGGCCGGCCCTCGCGGCCGACAGGAATGCAAGTCGCAGCCTAACCGATACCGGCTGAAACCACCCGCTCGCCAGGGCGCCTTTCAATGGCAGACATCGATGGCGACAAGAGCGCAGGGCCGATTCCGCTCAGGGCAAGGCCGTGAAATGCAAATCCTCGATCGGTGTCACATGGTCATGTCGAGGCATCCTGTAGATCGTCTCCGGACCCAGCCAGCGATTCCAGATGGCCTCGATCCGGCCTTGTCGCTCCAGGGTCTCCAAGGCCTGGTTGACCCGGTTCCTCAGGTCGGCTTCCCCCCTGCGCATGCCGATGGCGACAGGCTCGTCGGCCATCGGCTGCTCCAGAATGGCCAGCGACACACCATCGGCCGCTACCTTGGCCACCAGTTGGCGCGCGGTCATGCCGTTGGTGACAAAGCCGCGTACTTTGTGCTGGGCCAGGGCCAGATAGGCGGCACCGGTATCCTGGTAGCTGACAGGAATCGCCTGATTGATCCGCACCGACTCCTCGGAGGTCGATCCCCGCGTGGCGCTGATCCGCTGGCCTCGCAGATCCTGCAGCGACAGACCGGCATCGGCCTGCTGCACGACAAGATTCTCATGGGCCACGTAATAGGCGTCGCTGAAACTGATCTGCTGTGCCCGGCTGCGGCTGTAGGCCAGATTGGCGATCAGGATGTCCACCCGCCCCATCTGCAGCTCGGGAATCCGGGATTCCACCGACAAGGGAACCAGTTGCAGGCGCACTCCCAGACTGTCGGCGACGGCACCGCACAGGTCGACATCCATCCCCGCCATCCGGCGACTGACCGGATCAGGCGATGCGAACGGCGGCACATCGGCATAGACCCCGCAACGCAGGCTGTGGCTGGCTGTCACCTGTTGCCACAGATCGGCCCGGGCCGGACCGCAGCACAGCCAGACCAGTGCGAAGATCCAGCCGCCACCGAGGGTTCGACGCAGGTGCTCAGTGAGGGCCATGCAGATCGGCCAGAAAACGCTGCGCACGAGGATGGGTCGGCTGCTTGAAAAATACCTCGGGCGTGGCCGATTCGACCAGTCGTCCGGATTCCATAAACCAGATCCGGTCGGCCACCTCGCGGGCAAAGCCCATTTCATGAGTGACACACATCATCGTCATGCCCTCCCGCGCCAGATCGCGCATCACCCCCAGCACCTCACTGACCATCTCCGGATCCAGTGCACTGGTCGGCTCGTCGAACAGCATCGCCGGCGGCTCCATCGCCAGTGCCCGCGCAATCGCCACCCGTTGCTGCTGACCACCGGACAGCTGGCCCGGATAATGCTGGGCACGCGCGGCCATGCCCACCCGCTCCAGCAAGTCCATCGCCTGCTTGCGGGCCACTGCCTTCTTGAGGCCCCGCACCTTGACCGGAGCCATCATCACATTGTCCAGCACCGACATGTGCGGGAACAGGTTGAATTGCTGGAACACGAAGCCGACCCGGCTGCGCAACCTATTCAGCTCGATGCCCATCACGCTGGAGGTGATGTCGAAGCCGTCAAACAGGATCTGGCCCTGCTGGATCTCCTCGAGTCGATTGACCGTGCGGATCAGGGTGGACTTGCCCGACCCCGAAGGCCCCAGCACCACCACCACTTCGCCGCGCTTGACCTCCGCATTGATGTTGTCCAGCGCATGATAATCCCCGTACCACTTGTTGACATTGGCAAACAGAATCACGCTCCCCCCCCCTTGTTGTCAGACGCGGTCACGGCGATGTGCCGACCATCCCTGCATCGGTCACGTCCCGACGCCCTTGCTCTCTACGCCGGCGGACCCTGGATTCCAGCCAGCCGGCCAGCCGCGTCAGTGCAAAGCAGATCAGAAAATAGGACAGCGCCAGGATCAGATAGATGTCCAGCGGCCGGGTCAGCACCTGGCCATTGATCTGGTTGGCGGCAAAAGTCAGTTCCTGCACATTGATCACATAACCCAGCGAGGTCTCCTTGATGATGGAGACCAGCTGATTGACCAGACTGGGCACGCTGTTGTAGATCGCCTGCGGCAGGATCACCAGCAGCTGGGTCTGCAGATAACCAAGACCCAGCGAGGATGCCGCCTCTTGCTGCC is part of the Frateuria aurantia DSM 6220 genome and encodes:
- the rplU gene encoding 50S ribosomal protein L21; this translates as MSYAVIKTGGKQYRVQQGDILRIELLNAEEGASIQFDQVLMVGTGESVTVGAPLVAGATVTATIRKHGRADKIRIIKFRRRKHSRKQQGHRQHFTEVEITGIAG
- a CDS encoding DUF2059 domain-containing protein, whose protein sequence is MMDRWLKLTAGVAAAMAVQLSFAATPSEQQVRQLLQTIGLPQTLQQMNTQMALMMHQQEPCIPGSYWQNFVDGPSSEALIAKMVPIYQRHFTADDIAGLNRFYATDLGRKMLTVMPQALNEAAQVNQAWARQRTEQMQTQLQSEGKLAANGKCPGSEPPPIVPPLTPDTAASAAAPGAHRHAVSRRRLHHRRTSPVKSRKAVKASTHKPVTKTSHPVKSKPKPTATAATKTTSGN
- the uvrA gene encoding excinuclease ABC subunit UvrA, whose translation is MDQIRIRGARTHNLKNIDLDLPRDKLIVITGLSGSGKSSLAFDTIYAEGQRRYVESLSAYARQFLSMMEKPDVDTIEGLSPAISIEQKSTSHNPRSTVGTITEIYDYLRLLYARVGTPRCPDHDIPLEAQTVSQMVDTTLALDPDKRYMLLAPVIRERKGEHVQVFEQLRAQGFVRARVDGHVHDLDAVPPLSLRQKHTIEAVIDRFRPREDIKQRLAESFETALRLGEGLVILADMDEPSAPEQLFSSSYACPICDYSLPELEPRLFSFNSPMGACPSCDGLGVTQVFDPHRVVGHPELSLASGAIRGWDRRNAHYFQLILSLAAHYDFDVDTPWRELPDPVRQAVLHGSGKQKIAFRYLTERGGKVSREHTFEGIVPNLERRYRETDSASIREELAKYISDRPCPACDGQRLNRAARHVFVADRSLPELTRRSIDAALAFFETLSLQGWRGEIAVKIVKEIRERLSFLNNVGLNYLTLDRQADTLSGGEAQRIRLASQIGAGLVGVMYVLDEPSIGLHQRDNERLLGTLIHLRDLGNTVIVVEHDEDAIRAADHVLDIGPGAGVHGGEITAQGTLQDILASPRSVTGQYLSGQRRIEVPTERRQPIDDASWLKIKGASGNNLQNVDLAIPAGLLTCITGVSGSGKSTLINDTLFRIAATELNGANAIAAPYTAVSGLDLFDKVVDIDQSPIGRTPRSNPATYTGLFTPLREMFAQVPEARARGYTAGRFSFNVRGGRCEACEGDGLIKVEMHFLPDVYVPCDVCHGKRYNRETLDILYKGHTIADVLDMTVEDAYHLLENIPTIARKLDTLRAVGLDYIKLGQSATTLSGGEAQRVKLSKELSKRDTGRTLYILDEPTTGLHFHDIEQLLDVLHQLADQGNTVVVIEHNLDVIKTADWLVDLGPEGGSGGGRILVAGTPETVAATPESYTGRFLAPYLDAPASAVSAKTKSRPKTGGKQAATAAEPVATTTAKAKATGKSTAKSRR
- the poxB gene encoding ubiquinone-dependent pyruvate dehydrogenase; this translates as MAHKQHVADVLVQSLVEAGVKRIHGLVGDSLNGVTEALRERKVPWVHYRHEEAAAFAAGAEAQLTGALAVCAGSCGPGNLHLINGLFDAHRSGAPVLAIAAHIPQSEIGSGYFQETHPEQLFKECSHYCELISTPEQIQRAVATAIRVAVGKRGVAVLVIPGNIALAEVEGAAMPATGLLPVTPLVVPPQAALKQLAALLSESRRITLFAGRGCAGAHAELVQLAATLQAPIVHALGGKEHVEWDNPYDVGMTGLIGFSSGYQALMDADTVLLLGTDFPYRQFFPEGATIAQIDIRPEHLGRRCAVDLALVGDVRSSLRLLQPLLQPQADDSHLQQARRHYEKARQGLDDLATRDNGRTPIHPQFVARLVSELAHEDAVFTCDVGTPTIWAARYLRMNGQRRLLGSFVHGSMANALPQAIGAQLVDRERQVVSLSGDGGLAMLMGDLLTLVQEKLPVKIVVINNGTLGFVELEMKASGFIPTGVELQNPDFSAIARAAGIFGVRIEHPDALEQGLREAFEHDGPALVDVVTDRQELSMPPRIKAEQVKGFSLWALKTVMNGRGDELIELARSNLFRR
- a CDS encoding transporter substrate-binding domain-containing protein; this encodes MALTEHLRRTLGGGWIFALVWLCCGPARADLWQQVTASHSLRCGVYADVPPFASPDPVSRRMAGMDVDLCGAVADSLGVRLQLVPLSVESRIPELQMGRVDILIANLAYSRSRAQQISFSDAYYVAHENLVVQQADAGLSLQDLRGQRISATRGSTSEESVRINQAIPVSYQDTGAAYLALAQHKVRGFVTNGMTARQLVAKVAADGVSLAILEQPMADEPVAIGMRRGEADLRNRVNQALETLERQGRIEAIWNRWLGPETIYRMPRHDHVTPIEDLHFTALP
- a CDS encoding amino acid ABC transporter ATP-binding protein is translated as MILFANVNKWYGDYHALDNINAEVKRGEVVVVLGPSGSGKSTLIRTVNRLEEIQQGQILFDGFDITSSVMGIELNRLRSRVGFVFQQFNLFPHMSVLDNVMMAPVKVRGLKKAVARKQAMDLLERVGMAARAQHYPGQLSGGQQQRVAIARALAMEPPAMLFDEPTSALDPEMVSEVLGVMRDLAREGMTMMCVTHEMGFAREVADRIWFMESGRLVESATPEVFFKQPTHPRAQRFLADLHGPH